One segment of Hymenobacter volaticus DNA contains the following:
- a CDS encoding EthD family reductase: MKPRLVLSVLLLTAGFAAFSQQQQSRTAKEDHSAVDDKGLIKIAIMYPFAEGKTFNMAYYETKHMPMVAGLLGSSLVKYSIEKGLASGIPNQPMPYLAIGTFYVKSLAAYQAAIGPHREAIRADLANYTNVAPVILVSQVVR, encoded by the coding sequence ATGAAACCTAGACTCGTACTATCAGTTTTGCTTCTGACCGCAGGCTTTGCTGCATTTAGTCAGCAACAGCAGTCGCGTACTGCTAAAGAGGACCATTCGGCTGTTGATGACAAAGGATTAATCAAAATAGCCATCATGTACCCTTTTGCGGAAGGGAAGACCTTCAATATGGCCTATTATGAAACTAAACACATGCCCATGGTGGCGGGGCTGCTCGGCTCAAGTTTAGTTAAATACTCCATTGAAAAGGGCCTTGCCAGCGGCATTCCCAATCAACCAATGCCTTATCTGGCAATCGGAACATTTTATGTAAAAAGCCTTGCTGCGTATCAGGCAGCAATTGGCCCGCATAGAGAGGCTATCCGGGCCGACTTGGCCAACTACACCAATGTTGCCCCCGTGATTTTGGTTAGTCAGGTGGTCAGATAA
- a CDS encoding cellulase N-terminal Ig-like domain-containing protein, which produces MKKRKLLSVVLLLLVAFHHALSQNLKLNNLEYFETQGVNVLVYNNLFTGGFNDEKNAGIELIHHGVRTAQGGAVRLSNTPEQWDLVPNISNRKVNRASKTIEATLRYEDYDFDSRVVVTAKGKGIEIAVYLDKPVPKALEGSAGFNLEFLPSQYWQKAYLMDGRYNRFPRYVVGSTTTKPNSAKPKQYKGYKTADDRGTGKYIDPLPLETGRTFLLAPDDPSRLVKITSPEVDLMLFDGRMLAQNGWFVVRSLLPAGKTGKVLTWTVEPHAIEGWIREPNIGFSQVGYLPAQPKVAVIELDKKDKPRANSSLYKIGDDGQATKVFSGNIAPWGNYYKYNYVKFDFSSVKTPGIYYIKYGNLKTNNFLIQDNVYDKITDATSDIWIPIHMDHMAVNEAYRVWHGEPFKEGYRQAPPNTDHFDLHAQGPMTDTKYKALELIPGLNVGGFFDAGDFDIETGSNISVVQNFVRTWESFKPLRDQTFVDQKQRYVDLHRPDGTPDVLQFIEHGTLNLVAQAEIVGHMTQTLSNSVLDNYHHLGDAASLTDGLPYNPKLGPYEVASDGRSSGVKDDLWAFTSRNPSLDLNAATMFAAASRALKGYNDDLSARALQQSKRLLKESSELLASRPQDSLGRRGRADIATNLQLYVSTGEKQYGDRFQQLLWPALDRNVNIFLLTALDAIPHLDASFKEKLRPYVVKYQAYLNGLEKDNPYGVPIGLGNWAGSGDVTNFGTTICFASEYFPEIINKSHAYKAANYLYGCHPYHNFSLVATVGATRPKAVFYGNNRADFSFIPGNVAPGLLFRKPDHFENYDDWPFFWGQNEGTIGGNTQYLIFGSAFKNLVK; this is translated from the coding sequence ATGAAAAAACGAAAACTTTTATCAGTGGTGCTGCTATTACTGGTGGCATTCCATCATGCGTTGAGCCAGAATCTAAAACTTAATAACCTCGAGTATTTCGAGACGCAAGGCGTTAATGTCCTGGTGTACAACAACCTGTTTACCGGAGGTTTTAATGATGAGAAGAACGCCGGAATAGAACTGATTCATCACGGCGTCAGAACCGCGCAAGGCGGCGCGGTGCGACTTTCCAACACGCCGGAGCAGTGGGATCTTGTTCCCAACATATCAAACCGAAAGGTAAACCGGGCCTCGAAAACCATTGAGGCTACCTTGCGGTACGAAGACTACGATTTCGATTCGCGCGTGGTGGTTACGGCAAAGGGCAAGGGGATTGAAATAGCCGTTTATCTTGATAAACCGGTTCCCAAGGCACTAGAAGGGAGTGCCGGATTCAATCTCGAGTTTCTACCCTCGCAATACTGGCAGAAGGCGTATTTGATGGATGGTCGGTACAACCGGTTTCCGCGCTATGTGGTAGGTAGCACCACTACGAAGCCTAACAGCGCAAAACCTAAGCAATACAAGGGGTATAAGACAGCCGACGATAGAGGAACCGGCAAATACATTGATCCGCTGCCTCTGGAAACCGGACGCACCTTTCTCCTGGCGCCTGATGACCCCTCACGCTTGGTGAAAATCACCTCGCCGGAGGTTGATCTTATGCTTTTCGACGGCCGCATGCTGGCCCAAAATGGCTGGTTTGTCGTTCGCAGTTTACTTCCGGCTGGAAAAACCGGCAAGGTGTTAACTTGGACCGTTGAACCCCATGCAATTGAGGGGTGGATACGAGAACCAAATATCGGTTTCTCGCAAGTAGGCTACCTGCCTGCGCAACCGAAAGTGGCGGTCATTGAGCTCGACAAGAAAGATAAACCGCGCGCAAATTCATCGTTGTACAAAATTGGCGACGACGGCCAAGCCACCAAAGTATTTAGCGGCAATATCGCGCCCTGGGGCAATTACTATAAATATAACTACGTAAAATTCGACTTTTCTTCGGTAAAGACTCCCGGTATATATTATATCAAGTATGGCAATCTTAAAACCAATAATTTCTTAATACAAGATAATGTTTACGATAAGATTACGGATGCCACCAGCGATATATGGATTCCGATCCATATGGATCATATGGCGGTAAACGAGGCGTACAGGGTATGGCATGGCGAGCCCTTTAAAGAAGGGTATCGTCAGGCGCCGCCCAACACCGATCACTTCGACCTTCATGCGCAAGGACCAATGACCGATACCAAGTATAAAGCCCTCGAATTGATTCCTGGATTAAACGTAGGGGGCTTTTTCGACGCCGGAGATTTTGATATCGAAACTGGATCGAATATTAGCGTAGTGCAAAATTTCGTCCGGACTTGGGAATCTTTTAAGCCGTTACGCGACCAGACTTTTGTCGATCAGAAGCAACGCTATGTTGATCTGCACCGGCCCGATGGAACGCCCGACGTATTGCAGTTTATCGAACACGGAACCTTGAACCTGGTGGCCCAAGCCGAGATTGTTGGCCACATGACCCAAACACTCTCCAACTCGGTTCTTGACAATTACCACCACCTTGGTGACGCGGCTTCCCTAACGGACGGCCTCCCGTATAACCCCAAACTAGGTCCTTACGAAGTAGCTAGTGATGGGCGATCAAGCGGCGTTAAAGATGATTTGTGGGCCTTTACCAGCCGTAATCCTAGCCTCGACCTTAATGCAGCAACGATGTTTGCCGCCGCAAGCCGGGCGTTGAAGGGGTACAACGACGACCTTTCCGCGAGGGCGTTGCAACAGTCAAAAAGACTGTTGAAAGAGTCATCGGAACTGCTTGCCAGTCGGCCGCAAGATAGTTTGGGCAGGCGCGGAAGAGCGGATATTGCCACCAATCTTCAATTGTACGTCTCGACCGGTGAAAAACAATACGGTGATAGATTTCAGCAACTTTTGTGGCCGGCACTGGACCGTAACGTTAATATCTTCCTGCTGACGGCACTGGATGCGATACCCCACCTGGACGCGTCCTTCAAGGAAAAGCTGCGACCCTACGTGGTAAAGTACCAAGCCTACCTGAACGGGCTTGAAAAGGATAACCCCTACGGCGTACCCATCGGTCTTGGTAACTGGGCGGGTAGCGGAGACGTGACAAACTTTGGTACGACCATTTGTTTTGCCAGCGAATATTTCCCTGAAATTATCAATAAAAGCCATGCTTATAAGGCTGCCAACTATCTATATGGCTGTCACCCGTATCATAATTTTTCGTTGGTGGCAACCGTGGGTGCGACCCGCCCCAAAGCCGTCTTTTACGGCAATAACCGAGCGGACTTTTCTTTTATTCCAGGCAACGTTGCTCCCGGCTTGCTATTCAGAAAACCGGATCATTTTGAAAATTACGACGACTGGCCTTTTTTCTGGGGGCAAAATGAGGGAACGATTGGTGGAAATACCCAATATTTAATTTTTGGCTCAGCTTTCAAGAACTTAGTTAAATAA
- a CDS encoding site-specific integrase: MNQLPTAPPVATAQVPPHLVDSTSRYVESGLRGAANTVRAYAGDWKRFNAWCTLNHLSALPASVEALAGFLTELADAGKKVATIQRHAAAITKAHELAGHDSPTADKKIKVLLKGIAREKKTRIKQAAAFTLATFKRTIQSMDVTTPTGLRNRALLLLGFTGAFRRSELEALNLEDLAFDEEGLIISLGKSKTNQLGQAEEKAIFYSPDSAVCPIRSLQAWLRVLGRTEGPIFVSLRKNQQLTARRMTTKYINLITQQYLGSGYTAHSLRASFVTVSKLNGADDSKVMNQTKHKTSAMIRRYTRLDNVRQHNSAKELGL; encoded by the coding sequence ATGAATCAGCTGCCTACTGCCCCGCCTGTTGCCACCGCCCAAGTACCGCCGCACCTCGTTGACTCGACCAGCCGCTACGTCGAGTCGGGCTTGCGCGGGGCGGCCAACACCGTGCGCGCGTACGCCGGCGACTGGAAGCGCTTTAACGCTTGGTGCACCCTCAACCACCTGTCGGCGCTACCGGCTTCGGTCGAAGCGCTGGCGGGCTTCCTCACCGAGCTGGCCGACGCGGGCAAGAAAGTAGCCACCATCCAGCGCCATGCCGCCGCCATCACCAAAGCCCACGAGTTAGCCGGGCACGACTCGCCCACGGCCGACAAAAAGATCAAGGTGCTGCTCAAAGGCATCGCCCGCGAAAAGAAAACCCGCATCAAGCAAGCCGCCGCTTTCACCTTGGCTACCTTCAAGCGCACCATCCAGAGCATGGACGTGACCACGCCCACGGGCCTTCGCAACCGGGCCTTGCTGTTGCTTGGCTTCACGGGCGCGTTCCGCCGCTCCGAGCTCGAAGCCCTCAACCTCGAGGATCTCGCCTTCGATGAGGAAGGCCTCATCATCTCGCTTGGCAAAAGCAAAACCAACCAACTTGGGCAGGCCGAAGAGAAAGCCATCTTCTACTCGCCCGACTCTGCCGTCTGCCCGATCCGCTCGCTGCAGGCGTGGCTGCGCGTGTTGGGGCGCACCGAAGGACCCATCTTTGTGTCGCTGCGCAAGAACCAGCAGCTCACCGCGCGTCGAATGACCACCAAGTACATCAACCTGATTACCCAGCAGTACTTAGGCAGCGGCTACACGGCGCACTCCTTGCGGGCTTCGTTCGTGACCGTCTCCAAGCTCAACGGAGCCGATGACAGCAAGGTCATGAACCAGACCAAGCACAAGACCTCGGCCATGATCCGCCGCTACACCCGTCTCGACAACGTGCGCCAGCACAATTCCGCTAAAGAATTAGGCTTATAA
- a CDS encoding LytR/AlgR family response regulator transcription factor: MLKAVLVDDEKNALEILEWQLQTYCPHVHIAELCTTADEGIAAIHRHAPHLVFLDIEMPHKNGFELLRSFPDPPFAVLFTTAYDQFAVKAFKFAALDYLLKPIAAEELVTAVQRYEKQQPSPFKDQLELLLQHYSHPALAPSKLPFATQDGITFVKPKNIARCESSSNYTTLFFTDKSKLIVSKTLKEVEELLQPHGFLRVHHSHLLNVQQVSRYVKAEGGLLK; encoded by the coding sequence ATGTTGAAAGCTGTTCTGGTAGATGACGAAAAGAATGCGCTGGAAATACTGGAGTGGCAACTCCAAACGTATTGCCCGCACGTGCACATAGCGGAGTTGTGCACCACCGCAGATGAGGGCATCGCGGCCATTCACCGGCATGCACCTCATTTGGTGTTCTTAGACATAGAAATGCCGCACAAAAACGGATTTGAGCTGCTGCGTTCTTTTCCGGATCCGCCTTTTGCCGTCCTCTTCACCACGGCGTACGACCAGTTCGCCGTGAAAGCCTTCAAATTCGCCGCGCTTGATTATTTGCTGAAACCTATTGCGGCGGAAGAGTTAGTAACAGCCGTCCAGCGCTATGAGAAGCAGCAGCCATCGCCGTTTAAAGATCAATTAGAGCTACTTCTGCAGCACTACTCGCACCCCGCGCTCGCCCCCAGCAAGCTGCCCTTCGCCACGCAAGACGGAATCACGTTTGTCAAGCCTAAAAATATTGCGCGCTGCGAGTCGTCGAGCAATTATACGACGTTGTTTTTCACCGATAAATCAAAGCTGATCGTCTCGAAAACGCTCAAAGAAGTGGAAGAGCTGCTTCAGCCTCATGGCTTCCTGCGGGTGCATCATTCGCACCTGCTTAATGTGCAGCAGGTGAGCCGATACGTGAAAGCGGAGGGGGGGCTATTGAAATGA
- a CDS encoding sensor histidine kinase: MKGLKQQLAQAKVDTIRVKLLVSLARGSLQLGYADSLLMYSQQALAVAQKSNYTEGVSDAYWLMIWAYRQLGRYPEALQTAFHNLHLAEQTKDSLAVWIALRHMMFVFNDLQEYHTTLRYARRSRKLVPSLQSKDEKAVQRYALSGYMNFMSHAFEELNQLDSALCYKRRAYKMAHAIRDNQLVALTTDNLVRHFSKTAVDDSTVYYARLCIEYVKRTGFRLDLAANAQLALARVYRRRNQLDSALHYARSSLAISRRMKRLAAQVEATSLLHALYANQTPKDSAYTYFVLKTTLQDSLVNLEKIKQTESIKYQEALRQQQLGQERREAQQRYTRRITTYCLLGGFVLLLSIGFSLYRIRQIRHESQLKFSFTKRIHQTEMRVLRAQMNPHFFFNCLNSINRYIVKSDPKTASHYLTKFARLMRLTLDNSASESISLEKEIQTLQLYLDMESMRFDNAFAYAIEVAEEIQPDALTIPSMLLQPYIENAIWHGLLHKKNGGHVWLRFRQPTEDLLTVEIEDNGIGRQKAKELKSKETVSSKSYGMQISQDRLFLIQEVYGLQATVEVKDLQDGQGNGSGTKVLVQLPAQAS; the protein is encoded by the coding sequence ATGAAGGGCCTCAAGCAGCAGTTGGCGCAGGCAAAAGTGGACACGATACGCGTAAAACTACTTGTGTCCTTGGCCCGCGGCTCACTACAGTTAGGTTATGCGGACTCGCTCTTGATGTACAGTCAACAAGCCCTGGCCGTGGCCCAAAAAAGCAACTATACTGAAGGAGTCTCGGATGCTTACTGGTTGATGATCTGGGCGTATCGGCAATTGGGACGATATCCCGAAGCACTACAAACGGCTTTTCACAATCTTCACTTAGCCGAGCAAACGAAGGATTCCCTCGCCGTGTGGATAGCCTTGCGGCATATGATGTTTGTCTTCAACGATTTACAGGAATACCACACGACCCTACGTTATGCCCGACGCTCACGAAAGCTGGTGCCTTCGCTTCAATCGAAAGATGAGAAAGCAGTGCAGCGGTATGCCTTGAGCGGGTATATGAACTTTATGAGCCACGCCTTCGAAGAACTAAACCAACTGGATTCCGCTCTTTGTTATAAAAGGCGAGCCTACAAGATGGCGCATGCTATCCGAGACAATCAGCTAGTAGCGCTGACCACCGACAATTTAGTGCGGCACTTTTCTAAAACAGCCGTTGATGACAGTACGGTTTATTATGCTCGGCTGTGCATCGAGTACGTAAAGCGAACCGGCTTCCGCTTGGACTTAGCGGCCAATGCTCAGCTAGCGTTGGCTAGGGTGTATCGGCGGCGAAATCAATTGGATTCGGCCCTGCATTACGCCAGAAGCTCGCTGGCTATTTCTCGCCGGATGAAGCGTCTAGCCGCCCAAGTAGAAGCTACTTCCCTGTTACACGCGCTGTACGCCAATCAAACGCCCAAGGATAGTGCCTATACCTACTTCGTGTTGAAAACCACCCTCCAAGACAGCCTCGTCAACCTAGAAAAAATAAAGCAAACCGAAAGCATTAAATACCAGGAAGCGCTACGCCAGCAACAACTAGGACAGGAAAGACGCGAAGCTCAACAGCGCTACACGCGGCGCATTACCACCTATTGCCTATTGGGTGGATTCGTCCTTCTGTTATCCATCGGGTTCTCCCTCTACCGCATTCGGCAGATACGCCATGAAAGTCAGCTTAAGTTCAGCTTTACGAAGCGAATTCATCAAACAGAAATGCGGGTGCTGCGGGCCCAAATGAACCCTCATTTCTTCTTTAATTGCTTGAATAGTATCAACCGCTACATAGTAAAAAGCGATCCTAAAACAGCTTCGCACTACCTGACGAAATTCGCGCGGCTCATGCGCTTAACGCTCGACAATTCGGCTAGCGAAAGCATCAGCCTAGAGAAAGAGATACAGACCCTTCAGCTTTATCTCGACATGGAAAGCATGCGCTTTGATAATGCCTTTGCGTATGCCATCGAGGTCGCAGAAGAGATCCAGCCTGACGCTCTTACCATCCCTTCTATGTTGCTGCAGCCGTATATCGAAAATGCCATCTGGCACGGCTTGTTGCACAAGAAAAATGGAGGCCACGTATGGCTACGTTTCCGTCAACCCACGGAAGACCTGCTGACCGTGGAAATAGAAGACAACGGTATTGGCCGCCAAAAGGCAAAAGAGTTGAAAAGCAAAGAGACCGTCAGCAGTAAATCGTACGGTATGCAAATCAGCCAGGATCGCCTCTTTCTCATCCAGGAGGTGTATGGTCTGCAGGCGACCGTCGAGGTGAAGGACCTGCAGGATGGGCAAGGCAATGGCAGTGGAACGAAAGTCCTCGTTCAGCTACCCGCTCAAGCTTCCTAG
- a CDS encoding TonB-dependent receptor: MQRLLLILLVVLPLLAVGQAPLGRINGRAVGPNGQGLEGVTVVEQSGRFAGLSSADGRFAFEQLPLADYTLVTRSLSHQEQRRTVVLSADAPNVTVNFTLQPTTTSLQEVEVLGRKETTYKSDYSFVGTRTATALLDVPQSISTVTKELMEDRQALRLTETVKNVAGVTQYSHYDDFTIRGFRNGYESGFRLLNGLRSGFSFGNAFTQAPLTVNLERVEVLKGPGAAMFGDINPGGTINMVTKKPLDVARKALTVSTGSFNTTRATADFTGPLTEQRNVLYRFNAGYEKTNTFRDVNDTKSLILAPTVTFLVSDKTTLNAELVYTHIDGYLDRGLPIKSNDLYAVSRSFTLSQPSDYFRTSTYYLNASLNHRFTDWLSFNASYLDFTFMENLSEHRTLNSYDNSDSTKPANSVMNLRYFDRRAEEYTKNLSAYFVLNRTTGSLTHKVVVGADYIRFNTDKEGVMFEARQRLVTNVANGVVSQRVAPLQFDLNSPSYEIRDPSTYIRRPTPAFFADYINSIYHTTGVYVQDQVEVTPRLDLLLGARYELFADERDYGDGTTNIAQTKFLPRAGLTYALRDNLNYFASYSAGFRPLRPELIRFPERYGRSKPFSPETSYQLETGLKGEFFQKALFATVAAYQIGRRNQLVNTGSLTADGAAIYRQNQARSRGVEVELTGNILPNFNLNVNYAFNHTEVTEADLAAEKGQPLANAPENSGGLWAKYTFLTPTLRGLGLAVGGNYVTRRRFENQVTPLDGGPAEWSYWPGYAVADVALFYTINRFNFHVNVNNLLDKYYFVGGYDYFRASPGAPRNFITTLGYSF; the protein is encoded by the coding sequence ATGCAACGACTTCTTCTTATTCTACTAGTAGTATTACCGCTGCTGGCTGTTGGACAGGCTCCCTTGGGTCGTATCAACGGCCGGGCCGTGGGGCCCAATGGGCAAGGCTTGGAAGGGGTTACGGTAGTGGAACAATCCGGCCGCTTTGCCGGCCTTTCCAGCGCCGACGGGCGCTTCGCCTTCGAGCAATTACCGCTCGCCGACTACACGTTAGTCACTCGTAGCTTGAGCCACCAGGAGCAGCGCCGCACCGTGGTGCTGAGCGCCGATGCCCCCAACGTAACGGTAAACTTCACGCTGCAGCCCACCACCACTTCCCTGCAGGAAGTGGAAGTACTGGGCCGCAAGGAAACCACTTACAAAAGCGACTACAGTTTTGTGGGTACCCGCACGGCTACGGCCCTTCTTGACGTGCCGCAGTCCATTTCCACCGTAACCAAGGAGCTAATGGAGGACCGCCAGGCCCTGCGCCTCACCGAGACCGTCAAGAACGTGGCCGGCGTGACGCAGTACTCGCACTACGACGACTTTACAATTCGCGGGTTTCGCAACGGCTACGAGAGCGGCTTCCGGCTGCTGAACGGCCTGCGCTCGGGCTTCAGCTTTGGCAATGCCTTTACCCAGGCGCCACTGACGGTGAATCTGGAGCGCGTAGAGGTGCTTAAAGGCCCTGGCGCGGCCATGTTTGGCGACATCAACCCCGGGGGCACGATCAACATGGTCACCAAAAAACCACTCGATGTAGCCCGCAAAGCCCTGACCGTCTCGACGGGCAGCTTCAACACCACCCGCGCCACGGCCGACTTCACGGGCCCCCTCACCGAGCAGAGAAACGTGCTTTACCGCTTCAACGCGGGCTACGAAAAAACCAACACGTTCCGCGACGTGAACGACACCAAGTCGCTGATACTGGCGCCCACCGTCACGTTCCTGGTGAGCGACAAAACCACGCTCAACGCCGAATTGGTGTACACCCACATCGACGGCTACCTCGACCGCGGCTTGCCCATCAAAAGCAACGACCTGTACGCGGTGTCCCGCTCGTTTACCCTGAGCCAACCAAGCGACTACTTCCGCACGAGTACCTACTACCTGAACGCGTCGTTGAATCACCGGTTCACCGACTGGCTCTCGTTCAACGCGTCCTACCTGGATTTTACGTTCATGGAAAACCTGAGCGAGCACCGTACCCTCAACTCCTACGACAACTCGGACTCCACCAAACCGGCCAACTCGGTGATGAATTTGCGCTACTTCGACCGCCGCGCCGAGGAGTACACCAAGAACCTGTCGGCCTACTTTGTGCTTAATCGCACCACCGGCTCACTAACCCACAAGGTGGTGGTCGGGGCCGACTACATCCGCTTCAACACCGATAAGGAGGGTGTGATGTTCGAGGCGCGGCAACGGCTGGTAACCAACGTAGCGAACGGCGTGGTAAGCCAGCGCGTGGCGCCGCTGCAATTCGACCTCAATAGCCCGAGCTACGAAATCCGCGACCCGAGCACGTATATCCGCCGCCCAACGCCGGCATTTTTCGCCGACTACATCAACTCGATTTATCACACTACCGGCGTGTATGTGCAAGACCAAGTCGAGGTGACGCCTCGCCTGGACTTGCTGCTAGGGGCACGCTACGAGCTATTTGCCGATGAGCGCGACTACGGCGACGGCACCACCAACATTGCGCAAACCAAGTTCCTGCCCCGGGCGGGCCTCACGTACGCCCTGCGCGACAACCTCAACTACTTTGCCTCCTACAGCGCGGGTTTCCGGCCGCTGCGGCCCGAGCTTATCCGCTTTCCGGAGCGCTACGGGCGCAGCAAACCGTTCAGCCCCGAAACCAGCTACCAGCTGGAAACCGGTTTAAAGGGAGAGTTTTTCCAGAAAGCGCTGTTCGCGACGGTGGCCGCCTACCAGATTGGACGCCGCAATCAACTCGTCAATACCGGCTCGCTCACGGCGGATGGAGCGGCCATCTACCGCCAAAACCAGGCCCGTTCGCGCGGGGTGGAGGTGGAACTGACGGGCAACATTCTGCCCAATTTCAACCTGAACGTCAATTACGCCTTCAACCACACCGAGGTGACGGAAGCCGACCTGGCGGCCGAAAAAGGCCAGCCCCTGGCTAACGCACCCGAAAACTCGGGCGGCTTGTGGGCTAAATACACCTTCCTCACGCCCACGTTGCGCGGCCTGGGGTTGGCCGTGGGCGGCAACTACGTGACCCGCCGCCGTTTCGAAAACCAGGTAACGCCCCTCGACGGCGGCCCTGCCGAATGGTCTTACTGGCCCGGCTACGCCGTGGCCGACGTGGCCCTGTTCTACACTATCAACCGCTTCAACTTCCACGTCAACGTCAACAACCTGCTGGACAAGTACTACTTCGTGGGTGGCTACGACTACTTCCGGGCCAGCCCCGGCGCCCCGCGCAATTTCATTACCACGCTCGGGTATTCATTTTAG
- a CDS encoding ABC transporter ATP-binding protein, producing MLEAKDLRKQYPAKLALQGLNLQIEAGEVFCLLGQNGAGKSTTINLFLGFVLPTAGAAYINGLEVAKNPLKIKQHLAYIPENVMLYPHLTALENLSLFSSLAGFNYQKGELLTYLAQAGLPTEAVGRRVGTYSKGMRQKVGIAIAVAKHAKVLLLDEPTSGLDPKASNEFSELLRALSLQGTAVFMATHDIFRAKEVGTRVGIMREGELVDVRSTTTLNANELEQLYLHYMH from the coding sequence ATCTTAGAAGCCAAAGACCTGCGCAAGCAGTACCCGGCAAAGCTGGCCCTGCAAGGCCTGAACCTGCAGATTGAAGCCGGCGAAGTGTTCTGCCTGCTCGGCCAGAACGGGGCCGGCAAGAGCACCACCATCAACCTGTTTCTGGGCTTTGTGCTGCCCACTGCCGGCGCGGCCTACATCAACGGGCTGGAAGTGGCCAAAAACCCGTTGAAAATCAAGCAGCACCTGGCGTACATCCCGGAGAATGTGATGCTTTACCCCCACCTGACGGCCCTGGAAAACCTCTCGTTGTTCAGTAGTCTAGCGGGCTTCAACTACCAAAAAGGCGAGCTGCTAACTTACCTGGCGCAGGCCGGGCTGCCGACCGAGGCGGTAGGCCGCCGCGTGGGCACCTACTCCAAGGGCATGCGCCAGAAAGTAGGCATTGCCATTGCCGTAGCCAAGCACGCCAAGGTGCTGCTGCTCGACGAGCCTACCTCCGGCCTCGACCCTAAGGCCTCCAACGAGTTTTCCGAGTTGCTGCGCGCGCTCAGCTTGCAGGGCACGGCCGTGTTCATGGCCACCCACGATATTTTCCGGGCCAAAGAAGTGGGCACCCGGGTGGGCATTATGCGCGAGGGCGAACTGGTGGACGTGCGCTCGACTACGACGCTCAATGCCAACGAACTCGAACAGCTCTACCTCCACTACATGCACTAG